The uncultured Bacteroides sp. DNA segment ATATGCACCTTTTACAGACGAAGAGATATCAGCCAAGATGGTGGAACTGCTTACTCCTAAAGGCACTAAAGCAAAAGTGGAAATTGTTTATCAGCATTTGGAAGGGCTGCATGAGGCATGTCCAAAGAATAAAGGAGATTGGTACTTTAGCGGAGACTACCCCACACCCGGAGGTGTAAAATTAGTGAATCAAGCCTTCATTAATTACATAGAACAAGTATATCAATTTTAATATTTTTAGCTACTTAGTATATAGATAGACTGCAATGCAACAAAGAAATGTAACTTTAATCCTTGACGACGGGAGCCGTTTCCACGGAAAGTCGTTTGGCTATGAAAAGCCGGTGGCAGGTGAAGTGGTTTTTAATACCGCTATGACCGGTTATCCGGAGAGTTTAACTGATCCCTCTTATGCCGGACAGTTAATGACGCTTACTTATCCGTTAGTAGGTAACTATGGAGTCCCACCCTTAACTCTGGAATCTAATGGTTTATCAACTTTCATGGAAAGTGAGAAAATTCATGCTGAAGCTATTATAGTAAGTGATTATTCTTACGAATATAGTCATTGGAATGCCAAGGAAAGCCTTGCTGAGTGGTTAAAGCGAGAACAAATTCCCGGAATTACGGGAATTGATACGCGAGAACTTACCAAAGTACTTCGAGAACATGGAGTAATGATGGGCAAGATTATTTTTGATGATGATGCTGACAACATACCGGAAGCTACTTATAGTGGAATTAATTACGTAGATAAGGTTTCCTGTAAGGAAGTGATTCGTTATAATGAGGGTAAGGATAACAAAAAAGTAGTACTTGTAGATTGCGGAGTGAAAACGAATATCATTCGTTGCTTCCTTAAACGCAATGTAGAGGTCATCCGTGTACCGTGGGATTATGACTATTCTAATCTTCAATACGACGGTTTGTTTATTAGCAATGGTCCGGGTGATCCTGATACATGTGATGCAGCTGTGCAAAACATTCGTAAAGCAATGCAAAATCCTAAATTACCTATTTTTGGCATTTGTATGGGCAACCAACTACTCTCTAAAGCGGGTGGAGCATCTGTTTACAAGCTGAAGTATGGTCACCGTAGTCACAATCAACCAGTGCGTATGGTCGGAACTAACCGTTGCTTCATAACGAGCCAGAACCATGGCTATGCTGTTGATAATAATACGTTGACTGATAACTGGGAACCGCTGTTCATTAATATGAACGATGGATCGAACGAAGGTATTAAGCATAAAACCAATCCCTGGTTTTCCGCTCAGTTTCACCCCGAAGCTGCAAGTGGGCCGAAAGATACAGAGTTCTTGTTCGATGAGTTTGTTAACCTGCTAAAATAACTGATAATGATGATGAAAGAAGATATAAAGAAAGTACTGTTGTTAGGTTCCGGTGCTTTAAAAATTGGTGAAGCCGGTGAGTTTGATTATTCCGGTTCCCAAGCGCTCAAAGCTTTGAAAGAAGAAGGAATAGAGACAATCCTTATCAATCCTAATATCGCTACCGTGCAAACGAGCGAGGGAGTGGCCGATCAGATTTATTTCTTGCCTGTCACTCCTTATTTTGTGGAGAAAGTCATTCAGAAAGAGAAACCTCAAGGCATTTTGCTCGCTTTTGGAGGTCAAACAGCAC contains these protein-coding regions:
- the carA gene encoding glutamine-hydrolyzing carbamoyl-phosphate synthase small subunit, encoding MQQRNVTLILDDGSRFHGKSFGYEKPVAGEVVFNTAMTGYPESLTDPSYAGQLMTLTYPLVGNYGVPPLTLESNGLSTFMESEKIHAEAIIVSDYSYEYSHWNAKESLAEWLKREQIPGITGIDTRELTKVLREHGVMMGKIIFDDDADNIPEATYSGINYVDKVSCKEVIRYNEGKDNKKVVLVDCGVKTNIIRCFLKRNVEVIRVPWDYDYSNLQYDGLFISNGPGDPDTCDAAVQNIRKAMQNPKLPIFGICMGNQLLSKAGGASVYKLKYGHRSHNQPVRMVGTNRCFITSQNHGYAVDNNTLTDNWEPLFINMNDGSNEGIKHKTNPWFSAQFHPEAASGPKDTEFLFDEFVNLLK